A segment of the Acidimicrobiales bacterium genome:
CGTGTGCCCGCCCGGGACCGTCAGGGTCTGCACGTGCATTCCGGCGTGCCGGCACAACGTCGCGGTTCGCTCGATCTCGCCGAGATAGTACGTGTCGTCGCTTCCCGTCCCGAGCATCGCCCAGGTGCTCGGCCGACGATGGTGAACGAGGATCTGGGCCGGATTGACATTTGCGAACTCTCGGGAGTTGCCGTCGAAGGTGGCATCGATCGTCTCCTGCAGCGTGCCGCGCAGTTGCTCGTAGACGCCGGAGAAGTCGAGGAAGGTCGGGAAGAGCTTCGGGTGGTCGACGGCGAGCTGCCACGCGCACGTCCCGCCGAACGATCCGCCGCCGATCGCCCACGCCGTCGGGTTGTGATCGACGCGCAAATGGGTGCGCACCCAGTTCGGGACGTCAACGGAGAGGTAGGTGTCTGACTGGCCGAGCTTGGAATTGATGCAGAGCGGGTTCGACAAGAACGAGCCGAGGGCGTCAGGCATGACTACCACCGGAGCGAGCCCGTGATGGGCAGCCGCGAACCGGTCCATGACGCCGGCAAGGTCGTTCCACTTGAGCCAGTCGTGAGAGGTGCCAGGCTGACCGCCGATGAGCTCGAGGACGGGCAGCAGCGGGGGCTCTGAGGTGAGATAGGCGGGCGGGAGGTACAGCCAAGCAGCTCGTGCCGCGAACTTCGAGATCCGTCCGGAGATGGTGACCTCGACCACCTGGCCTGCTGCTGGAAGGTCCGACGGTGGTCGCCAGTCCTCGAACAGCGAACGTGCAGGTCGTGGGGCAGCGCGTCCGCGCCTGATCGACTGTGCAGCCGTCGCCCCATTGGCGGAGCTCGTGTTCGTCACTACGAGGAGGGTGAGCACGATCGCGAGGCCCGCCGGTGCCCATCGGCGCCGCGCCGCGACGTGCCTCCGGATGAGACGTGCAAAATCGCGCCAAGCGGGGCTGCGAAAGGATGCGCCGCAGGCCCTGGTGCCACGCTCGGCGGGTGCCCGCCGCTGCCCACTCGACTGGCAATCGCGACAGTGACGAGCACGAACCGCTGGGCTTCGGGCTAGTGCCGTGTAGGGCTGTTCAACGATTTGCATCCGTCCCCAACTCGCACAGAAGAACTAGCTTCGGACCTCGACGATGTCAACCTTCGCATGCCGCGCCGGTCGGAGGCGCTCAATGGCACGGCACGACGGCGCGAGCCGCGACCCTGGTACCGAGACTCCCCTCGAGCAGCGCGCCGAGATGCGACAACGAGGCGGTCGTCTGCGTGCGAGGTCCTTGGCGGTGGGGAGACTTGGCGCGCGATGGCGCCCCGCCGCCGTCTTCCTCGCCACCGCGATCGCGGTGATCCTGCTTGCGGCACCGCGCCCGGTGGCGGCGACGGGATCGGCCAGCAAGGCGCGGGTCGTCGTGGCGCTTGGCGATTCGATCACGTCAGGGTTTGGCCTCGAGGATCCGTCGACCGAGAGCTGGCCGGCACAAGCACAGGCGCTCTCTGACGGCAGGTACGTCTTTGTCAATCAAGGGGTGGCAGGCGACGAGCTGGCAACGGCGGCCGGCCGAGTGTCGCCGGGGTGGCCGCCCATGCAGGTCCGACTGAGGGCGGCCCTCGCGCATCATCCCTGGTGCGTCGTCCTGCTCGGAGGCGCAAATGATGTCGGCATCGTCTCGGTGGAGACCGATGAAGCAGCGATCAGAGCGATGACAGACACCATTGTCGCTGCCGGCTCACGATTCGCGGTCGTGACCATCACCCCTCTCGCTGCGCCAGCCATTCGGCCCCACGGCTACCCGGCATTCGCGAACCGCCTCAATAGCTGGATTCTCCAGACGTATCCCGGTCGCACCGTGAACTACTGGAAGTACATGACGGGCGACTCCGGGACCAGGATGCTCAGTGCGTTGAACTCCGGAGACGGCATTCACCCCAACGAGGCCGCTGCGCATTGGCTCGCATTGCATGTGCTCGCGCTCTTGGGGTCCCCGTCGATCTAGTCGCGCGGTTAGGCCTCACGCCGAGTTTGATTGGGCATTGATGGTGTAGTTCCACTCACCGTGGAACTCGTGCGGTTCGAGAGCAAGAGCGGCGAGCTCGGCATCGGTGATCTTGACGCCCTTCGGATACCAGTTCGAGTCGTAGTCGGCCTGGATGGTGAGCCCGGTGGTGGTCGTTGTCGCGGAGATGAGCTCGATGACCGTGCGCAGCGAGGTGAGCGGCCGTCCTCGCCAGTTCATGGTGATGAAGCTGAACATCCGGTGCTCGATCTGGGGTGAAATGCGGTT
Coding sequences within it:
- a CDS encoding alpha/beta hydrolase-fold protein, with product MVEVTISGRISKFAARAAWLYLPPAYLTSEPPLLPVLELIGGQPGTSHDWLKWNDLAGVMDRFAAAHHGLAPVVVMPDALGSFLSNPLCINSKLGQSDTYLSVDVPNWVRTHLRVDHNPTAWAIGGGSFGGTCAWQLAVDHPKLFPTFLDFSGVYEQLRGTLQETIDATFDGNSREFANVNPAQILVHHRRPSTWAMLGTGSDDTYYLGEIERTATLCRHAGMHVQTLTVPGGHTGSVFAALLTDSLDWLAVRDGIL
- a CDS encoding SGNH/GDSL hydrolase family protein, whose translation is MARHDGASRDPGTETPLEQRAEMRQRGGRLRARSLAVGRLGARWRPAAVFLATAIAVILLAAPRPVAATGSASKARVVVALGDSITSGFGLEDPSTESWPAQAQALSDGRYVFVNQGVAGDELATAAGRVSPGWPPMQVRLRAALAHHPWCVVLLGGANDVGIVSVETDEAAIRAMTDTIVAAGSRFAVVTITPLAAPAIRPHGYPAFANRLNSWILQTYPGRTVNYWKYMTGDSGTRMLSALNSGDGIHPNEAAAHWLALHVLALLGSPSI